Proteins co-encoded in one Candidatus Binataceae bacterium genomic window:
- a CDS encoding methyltransferase domain-containing protein, whose translation MVQAVRKASASGPEAHDRALRKLVPCFDDFHRAALDLLPFATADRFELLDLGSGTGFLSGMIAAMFPKAQLTLFDLTPEMMTIARQRLKPLGRRARFVTADFTAAAPAKSYDAVVSALALHHLPDSGKRHLFADIFKYLTAGGVFINADQVAGETAAIDRRSRETWIKRARELKATERDLSAALERMQRDLPATVGQQLAWMRESGFVEVSCSYRNLIYAVISGMKPAPLNTNG comes from the coding sequence ATGGTTCAGGCGGTTCGCAAAGCCTCCGCATCCGGCCCCGAAGCGCACGATCGCGCGCTTCGCAAGCTTGTCCCGTGCTTCGATGATTTCCATCGCGCGGCGCTCGACCTGCTGCCCTTCGCGACCGCGGACCGGTTCGAGTTGCTCGACCTCGGTTCGGGCACCGGATTCTTATCAGGAATGATCGCCGCGATGTTCCCGAAGGCCCAGCTCACGCTGTTCGACCTTACGCCCGAGATGATGACGATCGCGCGCCAGCGGCTGAAGCCGCTTGGCCGGCGCGCGCGCTTCGTGACCGCGGATTTCACCGCGGCAGCGCCCGCGAAATCCTATGACGCGGTGGTGTCGGCGCTGGCGTTGCATCATCTGCCCGACAGCGGCAAGCGCCATCTCTTCGCCGACATCTTCAAGTACCTCACGGCGGGCGGCGTCTTCATCAATGCCGACCAGGTCGCGGGCGAGACGGCGGCGATCGATCGCCGCTCGCGCGAGACGTGGATCAAGCGGGCGCGCGAGCTGAAGGCGACCGAGCGCGACCTGAGCGCGGCGCTCGAGCGGATGCAACGGGACCTGCCGGCGACGGTGGGACAGCAGCTTGCATGGATGCGTGAGTCGGGATTCGTCGAGGTCTCCTGTTCCTACCGCAACCTCATCTATGCCGTGATCTCGGGCATGAAACCTGCGCCGCTAAACACGAACGGCTGA